The Flavobacterium sp. N2270 genome contains the following window.
GGTTTCTGCATTAATTTTACTTTGTTACAACCCAAATTACATTTTTGATGTTGGATTTCAAATGAGTTATGCTGCAGTAATTTCTATTGTGCTTTTAAATCCTTTTTTTAATTTTTTCTATTTTTCAAAAAATAAAATTTTAAACTATTTTACAGGAATTATATTAGTATCATTAGCAGCACAAATTGGTGTTTCACCTTTAAGTATTTATTATTTTAATCAGTTTCCAGTTTTATTTTTATTCGCCAATATTATCGTTATTCCGTTAACATTTGCCATATTATCATTAGGAATAGTGACGTTGTTTTTTAATTTTATTTCAGCTACAATAGCTTCGTTTTTTGGAGTTATACTTTCAAAAACAATTGAAGTTATGAATCAATATATTGCTTGGATTTCGCAATTTGAATCATTTGTAATTAAAAATATATCTTTTTCATTATCACTTTGCATTATTTCTTATTTATTGATTTTCACTTTCATTTATTTGGCTTATCATCCAAAAGCAAAAAATTTGAAATACACATTACTAACATTATTTATATTTCAAATTGCTTTTATATTAACAAAATATAATGAAAATAACACTGAAGAATTGATTGTTTTTGGAAGTAAAAACAGTTTAATTACGATTAAACAAAAAGATAAAATCTCGGCTTTTACTAATAGTCCCGAAGAAAATACTGAAAGTATATCGCAATACAAAAGAAATACTTTTTCTGAAGATGTTTCTGTTCTTCCGTTAGAAAATGTTCTCTTATTTAAAAACACTAAAGTATTAATAGTAGATAGTTTAGCTACGTATAAAATATCTCAAAAACCAGATGTTATTGTGCTTACACAAGGTACAAGAGTTAATCTTGAGAGACTTATTAAAATTAATACTCCAAAAATTATTATTGCAGACAATAGCAATTCAAAATATAAAGTTGAAAACTGGAGAGCAACTTGTTTAAAAGAAAAAATCCCTTTTCATAGCACGTATGAAAAGGGACTTTATATTATTAGAAAGTAAATTATTTAAAAATAATTTTATTTGCTTCTACTAACCATTTTTCAGGACCACCAGCAACATAACCAGTACTTCCTTGACCAACAAGGTTTATCTTCCCATCTTTTTTCTCTGGGTTCACAAACCAAATTGTAGGATATCCTCTTACTTGAAACATGTTTTGCAATTCAAAATTTTGCTTCTTAATCGCTTCATCTTGTGGAGTTCTTCTTGGGAAATCTAATTCAACAAGAATTACATTATCCTTAGCCCATTTAGCAAAATCATCTGTTTTTAAAACTTCTTTTTGTAAACGAATGCACCATCCGCACCAGTCAGAACCTGTAAAAAACAATAATAATGGTTTTTTTTCTTTTATTGATAATTCTGAAGCTTTAGCCATATCGGTATGCCAAGTTAAATTTTCTTGAGCATTTACTACAAATGAACTAACTACAAATAAAAGTGTAAAAAATATCTTTTTCATAATTTATATAATTTATTAAACAAAATTAGGCAATAAAGGTGCCAAACTTTGTTTGTTATCTAACACCGTGCATTAATTTTTTGATAACTGGTGTCATTAATATTGAGAAAGCAGCCATAACAAGAGAAACAATTGTAAGCATCCAGAAGAATGAACTTAAACCTGATTCGTTTGCAATTGCATCAATTTTTTCTCCAAACATACCTGCTCCTTTCATACCAATTGCAACTGCTAAGTACCAAACACCAAACATAAATGCAATCATTCGAGCTGGAACTAATTTACTTACATAAGACAATCCAACTGGTGAGATACATAATTCTCCCATTGTATGGAAAAGATAGACTAAAATTAACCAAATCATACTTACAGAAGCTGTTTTTGCACCTGGCTCAATACCTGTTGCTCCAATAGCTACACAAGCCATACCAAGAGCTAACAATCCCATTCCGATTCCATATTTCATATTTGCAGAAGGATTGTATTTACTTTCCCACCATTTAGAAAACAATGGCGCTAATGATATAATAAATAAAGAGTTTAATGTAGAGAACCATGTTGCAGGAACCTCAGTAATTGCAGTTGTAACCTTTTCGATTTTCAACATTTCTAAAGTACTATCAGATAAAGATAAATATCCTGCAGTATAAAAATCTTTCATAAGCATCCAAATTGCAATACCCCAAATAATTACAAAACTCATTGATAAAATAATATTTGCAACAGCGTAATTTTTAAATGTTTGTTTAAATAATAAATACAATACCCAAGTAATAATTGCTAAAGGAACAATTGTAATTAATGAATTCATAATTAAGAAAAAAGTACTCCAATTTCCTTCTAAAACTCTATCAGTATAATCACTTGCAAAAATAGTTAACGAGTTAGGCGATTGCTCGAAAATAGCCCAAAAGAAAATCGTTAAGAATGCGAAAAAAGTTACAGCGATTAATTTCTCTCTTGTTATTTGAGAATACTTCATTAAACGAGTCACTAACAAATAAATGAATAAAATTAAAGCTGTAGAAATTGCAATTGTATTTCCGTTTTCCCCTAAGAAACCAAAAATATTAACTTTTCCACCTGAAATTTTAGATGCTGGATCATTAATAATCCATAATAAACCTAAAGTTGAACAAACAGCAATAATACCTAACTCTAGTTTAGTAAACGGATTTCTAGTATCTGTATCAGCTGCTTCTGATTTTGCTTTACTTTCAGCAGTTGGTTTTAAACCAATATCACCAAAAATATTTTGTGATAACCAAAACTGTAGCATTCCGAAGAACATAAAAATTCCAGCTAATCCAAATCCGTAACTCCATCCCACTTTTTCACCTAAATAACCACAAAGTAATATTCCGAAGAAAGCACCAGCATTTACACCCATGTAAAATAATGTATACGCACCATCTTTTTTCTCTGGCCTGTCTTTATACATTTCAGAAATAATAGAAGTCATATTAGGTTTGAAAAATCCATTTCCAAAAACTAATAATATAAGTCCTAAATAAATTGAAAATTCAGTTTCGATAGCCATAGAAGCGTGCCCTAATGTCATTAATACGGCTCCTACCACAACCGCCCATCTAAAACCGATGATTTTATCGGCAAAGTATCCACCTAACATTGTAGATAAATATACTAAACCAACATACGAACCAAAAAGTGCAGATGCATTTTCTCTAGTCCATTCCCAACCACCGTCTACAAAAGAAGAAGTTAAAAATAATATTAATAATGAACGCATTCCGTAGAATGAAAAACGTTCCCACATTTCTGTAAAGAACAACACAAATAACCCAGAAGGATGTCCTAGAACTGTGCTTTTAAAAAATTGATCAGTTGAATTTTGACTCATAAGTTAATTATTATAGTTTTATATTGGTTTTTTTAGTTGTTTAACTCTTTATCTACTCCGTGCATTAATTTTTTAATGATAGGCGAAAGTACTAAAAGTAGTGCTCCAAACCCAATTCCTGTATAGAATAAATACTCAAATAATTTTAAATAACTCTGTTTTGCAATGTTTAAATCTGGCGCTAATCCGTTTGAAGT
Protein-coding sequences here:
- a CDS encoding ComEC/Rec2 family competence protein, which translates into the protein MKPIKFPIIPIVIFLALGIVFGSFFKFKFSIISITTSILFLVFSLLFFKKNKKGTVFYFGLITYLLAFQIGIALQYFHHEKNHKNHYTKFITNNEKVFLEGTIKNSTKPSKTKNKYIVEINKINNNLVSGKTLIYIPKEDKIKLKPGTQISVVTNLYPIKDNLNPYQFNYAKYIEKQNIFHQIYTSANDIKTGNQEKSFDYYVFEIRENLINSFKTHQFNQKTEGIINALLFGQRILLDQETIQSYSNAGVIHILAISGLHVGIIYLILGFLFKPLNRLKNGRIINLILVLGALWFFAFLSGLSPSVTRAVLMFSILAIGKHFNQQASTLNTIAVSALILLCYNPNYIFDVGFQMSYAAVISIVLLNPFFNFFYFSKNKILNYFTGIILVSLAAQIGVSPLSIYYFNQFPVLFLFANIIVIPLTFAILSLGIVTLFFNFISATIASFFGVILSKTIEVMNQYIAWISQFESFVIKNISFSLSLCIISYLLIFTFIYLAYHPKAKNLKYTLLTLFIFQIAFILTKYNENNTEELIVFGSKNSLITIKQKDKISAFTNSPEENTESISQYKRNTFSEDVSVLPLENVLLFKNTKVLIVDSLATYKISQKPDVIVLTQGTRVNLERLIKINTPKIIIADNSNSKYKVENWRATCLKEKIPFHSTYEKGLYIIRK
- a CDS encoding thioredoxin family protein, coding for MKKIFFTLLFVVSSFVVNAQENLTWHTDMAKASELSIKEKKPLLLFFTGSDWCGWCIRLQKEVLKTDDFAKWAKDNVILVELDFPRRTPQDEAIKKQNFELQNMFQVRGYPTIWFVNPEKKDGKINLVGQGSTGYVAGGPEKWLVEANKIIFK
- a CDS encoding peptide MFS transporter: MSQNSTDQFFKSTVLGHPSGLFVLFFTEMWERFSFYGMRSLLILFLTSSFVDGGWEWTRENASALFGSYVGLVYLSTMLGGYFADKIIGFRWAVVVGAVLMTLGHASMAIETEFSIYLGLILLVFGNGFFKPNMTSIISEMYKDRPEKKDGAYTLFYMGVNAGAFFGILLCGYLGEKVGWSYGFGLAGIFMFFGMLQFWLSQNIFGDIGLKPTAESKAKSEAADTDTRNPFTKLELGIIAVCSTLGLLWIINDPASKISGGKVNIFGFLGENGNTIAISTALILFIYLLVTRLMKYSQITREKLIAVTFFAFLTIFFWAIFEQSPNSLTIFASDYTDRVLEGNWSTFFLIMNSLITIVPLAIITWVLYLLFKQTFKNYAVANIILSMSFVIIWGIAIWMLMKDFYTAGYLSLSDSTLEMLKIEKVTTAITEVPATWFSTLNSLFIISLAPLFSKWWESKYNPSANMKYGIGMGLLALGMACVAIGATGIEPGAKTASVSMIWLILVYLFHTMGELCISPVGLSYVSKLVPARMIAFMFGVWYLAVAIGMKGAGMFGEKIDAIANESGLSSFFWMLTIVSLVMAAFSILMTPVIKKLMHGVR